The following proteins are encoded in a genomic region of Drosophila bipectinata strain 14024-0381.07 chromosome XL, DbipHiC1v2, whole genome shotgun sequence:
- the sdt gene encoding protein PALS1 isoform X10 — MVVSTLHITLENNGTGGPGSPAGDHTTPTVASPNSQQQSTPAKCVTRSPQYHLNEKENHHQNNNNSDYCDMNGNGTGGIGMGIMGMAVVGSPASSIASSTATPQRSSSALRRGIQIQRSSTRLRQQQEQLRRRREEEERIAQQNEFLRNSLRGSRKLKALQDTTATPGKAVAQQQAHQQQMPQAVGVENEAYLPDEDQQAPQEQIDGYGELIAALTRLQNQLSKSGLSTLAGRVSAAHNVLASASVAHVLAARTAVLQRRRPRVAGPLHHSALGLQKDIVELLTQSNTAAAIELGNLLTSHEMEGLLLAHDRIANHTDGTPSPTSAGTPTSAVTPTPGQQPPAATTLSGHSSPVTSAKRNLGMVVAPPVVPPPLAQRGAMPLPRGESPPPPPPPPVSANPLAMPMSACFGTLNDQNDNIRIIQIEKSTEPLGATVRNEGEAVVIGRIVRGGAAEKSGLLHEGDEILEVNGQELRGKTVNEVCALLGAMQGTLTFLIVPAGSPPPGGGLVGGPQSGLGSGPGAHRDTAVLHVRAHFDYDPEDDLYIPCRELGISFQKGDVLHVISREDPNWWQAYREGEEDQTLAGLIPSQSFQHQRETMKLAIAEEAGLARSRGKDGSGSKGATLLCARKGRKKKKKASSEAGYPLYATTAPDETDPEEILTYEEVALYYPRATHKRPIVLIGPPNIGRHELRQRLMADSERFSAAVPHTSRARREGEVPGVDYHFITRQAFEADILARRFVEHGEYEKAYYGTSLEAIRTVVASGKICVLNLHPQSLKLLRASDLKPYVVLVAPPSLDKLRQKKLRNGEPFKEEELKDIIATARDMEARWGHLFDMIIINNDTERAYHQLLAEINSLEREPQWVPAQWVHNNRDES, encoded by the exons atgGTTGTATCCACGTTGCACATAACACTGGAGAACAACGGAACCGGTGGCCCGGGCTCACCTGCCGGGGATCATACGACACCGACGGTTGCTTCTCCGAATAGCCAACAACAGTCGACACCCGCTAAGTGCGTCACTCGTTCCCCGCAATATCACCTGAATGAAAAAGAGAACCATCATCAGAATAATAACAATAGCGACTATTGTGATATGAATGGCAATGGTACGGGGGGCATAGGTATGGGTATAATGGGTATGGCTGTGGTGGGATCACCGGCCTCGTCTATTGCCTCCTCGACGGCCACGCCCCAACGCAGCTCCTCCGCCCTGAGACGCGGCATTCAAATACAAAGATCCTCGACTCGGTTGCGACAACAGCAG GAGCAACTTCGAAGACGACGCGAAGAGGAAGAGCGCATTGCCCAGCAGAATGAATTCCTGCGGAATAGTCTGCGTGGCTCCAGGAAACTCAAGGCACTCCAGGACACCACAGCCACGCCCGGAAAGGCGGTGGCCCAGCAGCAGGCCCACCAGCAGCAAATGCCCCAAGCGGTGGGCGTGGAAAACGAGGCGTATCTGCCGGATGAGGATCAGCAGGCGCCACAGGAGCAGATAGACG gttATGGAGAACTAATTGCCGCCCTGACACGCCTCCAGAATCAACTGAGCAAGAGTGGCCTGAGCACTTTGGCCGGACGGGTGTCGGCCGCCCACAATGTCCTGGCCAGTGCCAGTGTGGCCCACGTCCTGGCCGCCAGGACGGCCGTGCTGCAGCGTCGACGTCCCCGCGTCGCCGGACCCCTGCATCACAGCGCCCTCGGCCTGCAAAAGGATATCGTGGAGCTGCTGACGCAATCGAATACGGCGGCCGCCATCGAACTGGGCAACCTGCTGACCAGCCACGAAATGGAGGGACTACTCCTGGCCCACGATCGCATAGCCAATCATACGGACGGCACGCCCTCGCCCACATCTGCGGGCACGCCCACGTCGGCGGTGACGCCAACGCCGGGACAACAGCCGCCGGCGGCGACGACGCTGAGCGGTCACAGTAGTCCGGTAACCAGTGCGAAGCGCAACCTGGGCATGGTGGTGGCGCCGCCAGTGGTGCCGCCGCCGTTGGCGCAACGCGGTGCAATGCCCCTGCCACGCGGGGAGTCGCCCCCGcctccgccaccgccgccagtGTCCGCCAATCCGCTGGCCATGCCGATGAGTGCTTGTTTTGGGACGCTGAACGACCAGAACGACAACATCCGGATCATCCAGATAGAGAAGTCCACGGAGCCACTGGGCGCCACCGTGCGGAACGAGGGCGAGGCGGTGGTCATCGGCCGGATAGTGCGGGGCGGAGCGGCGGAAAAGTCAGGCCTCCTGCACGAGGGCGATGAGATCCTGGAAGTCAACGGCCAGGAGCTGCGCGGCAAGACGGTGAACGAGGTGTGCGCTCTGTTGGGAGCCATGCAGGGCACCCTCACCTTCCTCATCGTGCCGGCGGGAAGTCCCCCACCCGGCGGCGGCCTGGTCGGTGGCCCGCAGTCCGGACTTGGCTCCGGACCGGGCGCCCATCGGGACACTGCCGTGCTGCATGTCCGCGCCCATTTCGATTACGATCCCGAGGATGATCTGTATATACCCTGCCGAGAGCTGGGCATCAGCTTCCAGAAGGGCGATGTCCTGCACGTGATCAGCCGGGAGGATCCCAACTGGTGGCAGGCGTATCGCGAGGGCGAGGAGGACCAGACGCTGGCCGGTCTCATTCCTAGTCAGTCGTTCCAACACCAGCGCGAGACCATGAAGCTGGCTATTGCCGAGGAGGCTGGTCTGGCGAGGTCCCGTGGCAAGGACGGATCCGGCAGCAAAGGAGCCACCCTGCTCTGTGCCCGCAAGGGAcgcaaaaagaagaagaaggccAGCTCGGAGGCGGG atatcCTTTGTATGCCACCACGGCACCGGACGAAACAGATCCGGAGGAGATACTCACCTACGAGGAGGTGGCCTTGTACTATCCCCGTGCCACCCACAAACGACCCATCGTCCTCATCGGTCCGCCCAATATCGGAAGACACGAGCTCCGCCAACGGCTCATGGCCGACTCGGAAAGATTCTCCGCCGCCGTGCCAC ACACATCCCGAGCTCGCAGAGAGGGCGAGGTACCCGGCGTGGATTATCATTTCATCACCAGACAGGCCTTCGAGGCCGACATCCTGGCGCGACGATTTGTGGAGCACGGCGAGTACGAGAAGGCCTACTATG GCACATCCTTGGAGGCCATACGCACTGTGGTGGCCAGCGGTAAGATCTGTGTCCTGAATCTGCATCCCCAGAGCCTCAAGCTGCTGCGTGCCTCCGATCTGAAGCCGTATGTCGTCCTGGTGGCACCTCCCAGTCTGGACAAGCTGCGCCAGAAGAAGCTGCGCAACGGCGAACCCTTCAAG GAAGAAGAGCTCAAAGACATCATTGCCACGGCTAGGGATATGGAGGCCAGGTGGGGTCATCTATTCGATATGATCATCATCAACAATGATACGGAGCGGGCCTACCATCAGCTGCTGGCGGAGATCAACTCGCTGGAGCGGGAGCCGCAGTGGGTGCCGGCACAGTGGGTGCACAACAACCGCGACGAGTCATAA